In Eschrichtius robustus isolate mEscRob2 chromosome 11, mEscRob2.pri, whole genome shotgun sequence, the following proteins share a genomic window:
- the TEX54 gene encoding testis-expressed protein 54 produces the protein MGCCQGKDFQTSDEQAKEAGSEEVQEGKEGVDADSAENRNLRSHERLLITVLWRRLSLFSRRGSSRSNKRQSVQNPKQACTFQECNREGIQEEPEKG, from the exons ATGGGCTGCTGCCAAGGCAAGGACTTTCAGACTTCGGATGAGCAGGCCAAGGAGGCCGGGTCAGAGGAAGTTCAGGAAG GCAAAGAAGGGGTCGATGCAGACTCGGCGGAAAACCGGAATCTCAGGTCGCACGAAAGGCTTCTGATCACTGTGCTGTGGCGGCGGCTCTCCCTGTTCAGCCGTCGGGGCTCCTCGCGGTCAAACAAGAGGCAATCAGTCCAGAATCCAAAGCAGGCGTGTACGTTCCAGGAGTGCAACCGGGAGGGGATCCAGGAGGAGCCGGAGAAGGGGTGA
- the WDR74 gene encoding LOW QUALITY PROTEIN: WD repeat-containing protein 74 (The sequence of the model RefSeq protein was modified relative to this genomic sequence to represent the inferred CDS: deleted 1 base in 1 codon): MVKLLFRSPPRSTRSDSARGLVTQLLRRKCEPWAQGLSYGRCCSTLEPVWVGTDTGILKGVNLQRKQAANFTPSGQPRREEAVSALCWGAGGETQILVGCADGTVKHFSTEEGRFQGQRHCPGGEGMFRGLAQVDGTLITCVDSGILRVWHDNDKEASSDPLLELRVGPGVCRMRQDPVRPHMVATGGKENALKVWDLQGSEEPVFRAKNVRNDWLDLRVPIWDQDIQFLPESQKLVTCTGYHQVRVYDPASPQRRPVLEATYGEYPLTAMTLTPGGNSVIVGNTHGQLAEIDLRQGRLLVCLKGLAGSVRGLQCHPSKPLLASCGLDRVLRVHRIRNPRGLDHKVYLKSQLNCLLLSGRDNWEDEPQEPQEPNKVPSEDTETDELWASLEAAAKRKLPDLEQSQGALQTRQRKKKRPGSTSS, translated from the exons ATGGTCAAGTTACTGTTCAGATCTCCACCA CGTTCCACTCGATCGGACTCCGCGCGCGGGCTGGTGACGCAGCTGCTGCGCCGGAAGTGCGAGCCGTGGGCTCAGGGACTCAGCTATGGCCGCTGCTGCAGCACGCTGGAACCA GTGTGGGTCGGCACCGATACCGGCATCCTGAAAG GCGTGAACCTTCAGCGCAAACAAGCGGCGAACTTCACGCCGTCGGGCCAGCCGCGGCGCGAGGAGGCGGTGAGCGCCCTGTGTTGGGGCGCGGGCGGCGAGACTCAG ATCCTGGTGGGCTGTGCGGATGGGACAGTGAAGCACTTCAGCACCGAGGAGGGCAGGTTCCAGGGTCAGAGGCACTGCCCCGGAGGGGAGGGCATGTTCCGAGGCCTCGCCCAGGTCGACGG CACCCTCATCACATGTGTGGATTCTGGGATTCTTCGAGTCTGGCATGACAATGACAAGGAGGCATCCTCTGACCCT CTCTTGGAACTGAGGGTGGGCCCTGGGGTGTGTAGGATGCGCCAAGACCCAGTGCGCCCCCACATGGTTGCCACAGGTGGGAAGGAGAATGCTCTGAAGGTGTGGGACCTGCAGGGCTCTGAGGAGCCTGTGTTCAGGGCCAAGAAC GTACGGAATGATTGGCTCGACCTGCGGGTTCCCATCTGGGACCAGGACATACAGTTCCTCCCTGAGTCACAGAAGCTCGTCACCTGTACAGGGTACCACCAG GTCCGTGTCTATGATCCAGCCTCCCCCCAGCGCAGGCCGGTCCTCGAGGCCACCTACGGAGAGTACCCACTGACAGCCATGACCCTCACTCCTGGGGGCAA TTCGGTGATTGTGGGGAACACTCATGGGCAGCTGGCAGAAATTGACCTTCGGCAGG GGCGCCTACTGGTCTGTCTGAAGGGGCTGGCGGGCAGCGTCCGAGGGTTGCAGTGCCACCCTTCAAAGCCCCTTCTAGCCTCCTGTGGCTTGGACAGAGTCTTGAGGGTACACAGGATCCGGAATCCACGGGGCCTGGACCATAAG GTTTACCTCAAATCTCAACTGAACTGCCTCCTGCTGTCAGGCAGGGATAACTGGGAG GATGAACCGCAAGAGCCTCAAGAGCCCAACAAGGTGCCCTcagaagacacagagacagatgAACTCTGGGCTTCCTTGGAGGCAGCTGCCAAGCGGAAACTCCCCGATTTGGAGCAGTCCCAAGGCGCCCTccaaaccagacagagaaagaagaagcGGCCTGGGTCCACCAGCTCCTGA